The Streptomyces cynarae genome contains a region encoding:
- a CDS encoding class I SAM-dependent methyltransferase, with translation MTLPGDVGWTGLMTAHMRAIESARQDRLFDDPLATAVDLVRNAVRTDPDVALPTGPEGDRGELTETWYMLSTFLCVRTPYYDSRSRRHAPSASTNWSSWRRNWTRGPTAWACPQTPPSTRSTPNRCCGSRRAC, from the coding sequence GTGACCCTGCCAGGGGATGTCGGCTGGACGGGTCTGATGACGGCCCATATGCGGGCGATCGAGTCCGCCCGGCAGGACCGCCTGTTCGACGACCCGCTCGCGACGGCGGTGGACCTGGTCCGCAACGCCGTCCGCACGGACCCGGACGTCGCCCTGCCGACGGGACCGGAGGGCGACCGGGGTGAGTTGACCGAGACCTGGTACATGCTGTCGACGTTCCTCTGCGTGCGCACCCCGTACTACGACAGCCGGTCACGGCGGCATGCGCCGTCGGCATCCACCAACTGGTCGTCCTGGCGGCGCAACTGGACGCGAGGGCCTACCGCCTGGGCCTGCCCGCAGACACCACCGTCTACGAGATCGACACCGAACCGGTGCTGCGGTTCAAGGAGAGCGTGCTGA
- a CDS encoding TetR/AcrR family transcriptional regulator, producing the protein MAKTKATRSGEGAGGRGGRSGAEPAAPAGGRPRDPAIEEAIIQATRKRLATDGYSSMTIGDIVADAGVTRPTLYRRWANKYDLVIDALEYGLRKQREAYPPLDMEQLHPREALLEAVRRLDPRFHNERAMALHGNFMAEVERAPGLLEQLREHGVRPRCEELMMTLVSLQHRGAVREDADLDMIVTLCFGSYFADYLRTGREVPDDFAERVVATVWPAIAVDGEVRPV; encoded by the coding sequence ATGGCGAAGACGAAGGCGACGCGTTCCGGTGAAGGGGCCGGCGGGCGCGGGGGGCGCTCGGGAGCGGAGCCGGCGGCGCCTGCCGGCGGACGGCCCAGGGACCCGGCGATCGAGGAGGCGATCATCCAGGCCACGCGCAAGCGGCTGGCCACCGACGGCTACTCCTCCATGACGATCGGGGACATCGTCGCGGACGCCGGTGTCACCCGGCCGACCTTGTACCGGCGGTGGGCGAACAAGTACGACCTCGTCATCGACGCCCTGGAATACGGACTGCGCAAGCAGCGCGAGGCCTACCCTCCGCTGGACATGGAGCAGTTGCACCCGCGCGAGGCGCTCCTCGAAGCGGTACGGCGTCTCGACCCCCGCTTCCACAACGAGCGGGCCATGGCCCTGCACGGCAACTTCATGGCCGAGGTGGAGCGGGCGCCCGGCCTGCTGGAGCAGTTGCGGGAGCACGGCGTGCGGCCACGCTGCGAGGAACTGATGATGACGCTGGTCTCGCTGCAGCACCGCGGCGCCGTGCGCGAGGACGCGGACCTGGACATGATCGTCACCCTGTGTTTCGGCAGTTACTTCGCCGACTACCTGCGGACCGGCCGTGAGGTCCCGGACGACTTCGCGGAACGGGTCGTCGCCACGGTCTGGCCTGCGATCGCCGTGGACGGCGAGGTCCGCCCCGTCTGA
- a CDS encoding helix-turn-helix transcriptional regulator, producing the protein MSSTDAPGDRPPGPGDRAVTGLRLRGRDREITAVREALEAVRGGRGACVVVEGAPGVGKSRLLAELAELARRFGFDVVSVRADEFDQYAAGAALQSALQPSDGSGPAAAAAEDRRLWLLDSITEALEDRAQRAPVAVLVDDVQWADPATLLVLRTLPRRLAASRILWVPAVRSETERPTVARVREDLERLGARWLTLGPLPQQELQHIAADVLGAAPSPGLARLLRGVGGNPFLAIELVRAFVDADAVKVRAGVSSLLHHDIPVAFRLSVAARLDRLPEDAVRLLQIGSVLGREFDLGTAARLLGRQVGSLLSGVEAALNAGLLSADGPRLAFRHDLIRQAVHENLPLAVRTALHREAADTLRGTGAPSAEVAWHVVMSGGPVDDEAVTTLTTAVREQSSTAPDAAADFAQRIAGLLPPHDRRRITLLTDAAEYLGRTRRVQEALDLVDTTLSDGLEPQQEARLRLVAAEIHQAAGDDAAAMTHLQHALDLPSLRPDLRIRLLKTKATGHVYLGDIAAAEQTDTGLVEAAYRSNEPALVVSAMVFQSQTSFYCGRLARALQLAEEATRRAGTESAGLSLRPPRIPALWLATVLTATDRLTDTERVLREGQREAEALGLGWSLPHWHAVRACALLEQGALDDAAVEAEASLTVADELEITQLNPLARSVLALVEIRRGDLAKARDHLRAAEADSGRSLQRYGPWLSLARACLADAEGRDATAAAALTGSFADRGPTRLLAVPPSQWPGIVRMALRGEEASVAQAVSGALRSLTAQDDSPRIIEAVRAHVDGLLHDDPRALESAITGYRSAGRRLGLAAACEDLGELMAASADTTPAIQYFEEAVQLASASGALRDQERIRRRLRQLGVRSSAPRRHTTGSPEWRSLTESERKLIPLVVDGLTNRAIADRLYVSVHTVNTHMKHIFAKLGINTRVELTRLAIERGDLTDGAD; encoded by the coding sequence ATGAGCAGCACAGACGCCCCGGGGGACCGGCCTCCCGGGCCCGGTGACCGGGCCGTGACCGGGCTGCGCCTGAGGGGAAGGGACCGCGAGATCACGGCTGTCCGTGAGGCCCTGGAAGCGGTGCGTGGCGGACGGGGTGCCTGCGTCGTCGTGGAAGGCGCGCCCGGCGTCGGCAAGAGCCGGCTGCTCGCGGAGCTGGCCGAGCTGGCCCGGCGGTTCGGATTCGATGTGGTGTCCGTACGGGCCGACGAGTTCGACCAGTACGCGGCGGGAGCCGCCCTGCAGTCCGCCTTGCAGCCCTCCGACGGCTCCGGCCCAGCCGCTGCTGCCGCCGAGGACCGGCGGCTGTGGCTGCTGGACAGCATCACGGAGGCTTTGGAGGACCGGGCTCAGCGCGCTCCGGTGGCCGTGCTCGTGGACGACGTGCAGTGGGCAGATCCGGCCACGCTCCTCGTGCTCCGCACCCTGCCCCGACGACTGGCCGCTTCGCGGATCCTGTGGGTGCCGGCGGTACGATCGGAGACCGAGCGGCCGACTGTGGCCAGGGTGCGGGAGGACCTCGAACGCCTCGGAGCCCGGTGGCTGACCCTCGGCCCACTGCCGCAGCAGGAGCTGCAGCACATCGCGGCTGACGTGCTCGGGGCCGCGCCGTCACCCGGTCTGGCCAGGCTGCTGCGAGGCGTCGGTGGCAATCCGTTCCTGGCGATCGAACTGGTGCGCGCTTTTGTCGACGCGGATGCCGTCAAGGTGCGGGCGGGCGTGTCGAGCCTCCTGCACCACGACATCCCCGTCGCTTTCCGGCTGAGTGTCGCCGCGCGTCTGGACCGGCTCCCTGAGGATGCCGTGCGCCTGCTCCAGATCGGGTCGGTCCTCGGCCGCGAATTCGACCTCGGCACGGCCGCCCGCCTGCTCGGCAGGCAGGTCGGCAGCCTGTTGTCGGGCGTCGAGGCCGCCCTGAACGCGGGCCTGCTCTCGGCCGACGGCCCGCGACTGGCCTTCCGCCACGACCTCATACGGCAGGCTGTCCACGAGAACCTGCCCCTGGCCGTACGGACCGCTCTGCACCGGGAGGCGGCCGACACTCTGCGCGGTACCGGGGCACCGTCGGCGGAGGTGGCCTGGCACGTCGTCATGTCGGGCGGACCGGTGGACGACGAGGCCGTGACCACGCTGACCACCGCCGTACGGGAACAGTCGTCGACGGCCCCCGACGCGGCCGCGGACTTCGCTCAGCGGATCGCCGGACTGCTGCCCCCGCACGACCGGCGTCGCATCACCCTGCTGACCGACGCCGCCGAGTACCTCGGCCGGACCCGCCGGGTTCAGGAGGCTCTCGATCTGGTCGACACCACCCTGTCGGACGGTCTCGAACCGCAGCAGGAGGCCCGCCTGCGCCTGGTGGCCGCCGAGATCCACCAGGCCGCCGGCGACGACGCCGCCGCGATGACACACCTCCAGCACGCTCTGGACCTTCCCTCGCTGCGGCCCGACCTGCGCATACGGCTGCTGAAGACCAAGGCGACGGGTCACGTGTACCTCGGTGACATCGCCGCTGCCGAGCAGACGGACACCGGACTGGTCGAGGCCGCCTACCGCAGCAACGAGCCCGCCCTCGTCGTCAGCGCCATGGTGTTCCAGTCGCAGACGTCCTTCTACTGCGGGCGCCTGGCCCGCGCGCTGCAGCTTGCCGAGGAGGCCACCAGGCGCGCCGGCACGGAGTCCGCCGGGCTCTCTCTGCGCCCCCCGCGGATTCCGGCGCTGTGGCTGGCCACGGTGCTGACGGCCACCGACCGGCTCACGGACACCGAGCGGGTCCTGCGGGAGGGACAGCGCGAAGCCGAGGCGCTGGGCCTCGGCTGGTCCCTTCCCCACTGGCATGCCGTCCGTGCCTGCGCACTGCTCGAACAGGGTGCGCTGGACGACGCGGCCGTGGAGGCGGAGGCCAGTCTGACGGTGGCGGACGAACTCGAGATCACTCAACTGAATCCGCTGGCCCGCTCCGTGCTGGCGCTGGTGGAGATCAGACGCGGCGACCTCGCGAAGGCCAGGGACCATCTCCGTGCCGCCGAAGCCGATTCGGGCAGGAGCTTGCAGCGGTACGGCCCGTGGCTGTCGCTCGCGCGCGCCTGTCTGGCCGACGCGGAGGGCCGGGACGCCACAGCGGCGGCGGCACTCACGGGCAGCTTCGCAGACCGTGGGCCGACGCGGCTGCTTGCGGTACCTCCGTCCCAGTGGCCCGGGATCGTGCGCATGGCGCTCCGCGGCGAGGAAGCGTCGGTCGCGCAGGCCGTGTCCGGCGCATTGCGCAGCCTGACCGCACAGGACGACAGCCCGCGGATCATCGAGGCAGTCCGCGCGCACGTGGACGGCCTGCTCCATGATGATCCCCGTGCACTGGAGTCCGCCATCACCGGTTACCGGAGCGCGGGCCGGCGGCTGGGCCTGGCCGCGGCCTGCGAGGACCTCGGCGAGCTGATGGCCGCGTCGGCCGATACGACGCCGGCGATCCAGTACTTCGAAGAAGCGGTTCAGCTGGCGTCGGCCTCAGGAGCCCTGCGCGATCAGGAACGGATCAGGCGGCGCCTTCGACAGCTCGGCGTGCGCAGCAGCGCACCACGGCGCCACACGACCGGCTCCCCGGAGTGGAGGAGCCTGACCGAGTCCGAACGGAAATTGATCCCTCTCGTCGTGGACGGCCTGACCAACCGTGCCATCGCCGACCGGCTGTATGTGTCCGTGCACACCGTCAACACGCATATGAAGCACATCTTCGCCAAGCTCGGTATCAACACGCGAGTCGAACTGACCCGGCTGGCGATCGAACGGGGTGATCTCACCGACGGGGCGGACTGA
- a CDS encoding DUF4863 family protein → MSEDSRKALIERSIPFLSEVRNRTAGNDLESWLNTTYGPDSELYQDLARLIKIGVLEEGWAANVEVDGPRYRRSLIAEPTAETHYFSITAVYMDSVERYRGQYHAHPYGELNLVAPIDPGARLVGPNGWQGAGWTAPAPGSHHYPEVRGGALIALFYLPAGRISYDIRPSRSAGAVA, encoded by the coding sequence ATGAGCGAGGACAGCCGCAAGGCACTGATCGAGCGCAGCATCCCGTTCCTGTCCGAGGTCAGGAACCGTACGGCCGGCAACGACCTGGAGAGCTGGCTGAACACCACCTACGGCCCCGACAGCGAGCTCTACCAGGACCTCGCACGCCTGATCAAGATCGGTGTCCTGGAGGAGGGCTGGGCGGCGAACGTCGAGGTCGACGGCCCCCGATACCGCCGCAGCCTCATCGCCGAACCGACGGCGGAGACCCACTACTTCAGCATCACGGCCGTCTACATGGACAGCGTCGAGCGTTACCGGGGCCAGTACCACGCGCACCCGTACGGCGAACTGAACCTTGTCGCCCCCATCGACCCCGGAGCCCGGCTGGTGGGGCCGAACGGCTGGCAGGGAGCGGGCTGGACCGCGCCCGCCCCGGGCAGCCATCACTACCCCGAGGTGCGGGGAGGCGCGCTGATCGCCCTGTTCTACCTGCCCGCCGGACGCATCTCGTACGACATCCGTCCTTCCCGGTCCGCAGGTGCCGTCGCATAG
- the wrbA gene encoding NAD(P)H:quinone oxidoreductase, producing the protein MTSPVRVAVIYYSSTGFSAEIAKEIAEAAEKAGAEVRLLKAAELAPEAAIASNEAWAAHAAASAGIPEATTADVEWADAIVFGTPTRFGNISSQLKQFIDTLGGLWAQGKLANKVYSGFVTTATAHGGQESTLLALYNSIHHFGGIIVSPGYTDPVKFVDGNPYGTSHVDAQGNNPVGEHTRNAARHQAERVVQVAAALKAGLA; encoded by the coding sequence ATGACCAGCCCTGTCCGCGTTGCTGTCATCTACTACTCCTCCACCGGATTCTCGGCCGAGATCGCCAAGGAGATCGCGGAGGCGGCCGAGAAGGCGGGCGCCGAAGTGCGCCTGCTGAAGGCCGCTGAACTGGCCCCTGAGGCCGCCATCGCCTCGAACGAGGCGTGGGCCGCCCACGCCGCGGCGAGCGCGGGCATTCCCGAGGCCACGACCGCCGACGTCGAGTGGGCGGACGCAATCGTCTTCGGCACCCCCACCCGCTTCGGGAACATCTCGTCCCAGCTGAAGCAGTTCATCGACACCCTGGGGGGCCTGTGGGCACAGGGCAAGCTGGCCAACAAGGTCTACAGCGGCTTCGTGACGACCGCGACGGCTCACGGCGGCCAGGAGTCGACGCTGCTCGCCCTGTACAACTCCATCCACCACTTCGGCGGCATCATCGTGTCCCCGGGCTACACCGACCCCGTCAAGTTCGTCGACGGCAACCCCTACGGCACCTCGCACGTCGACGCACAGGGCAACAACCCGGTCGGCGAGCACACCCGCAACGCCGCCCGCCACCAGGCCGAGCGCGTGGTCCAGGTCGCTGCCGCCCTGAAGGCCGGCCTCGCCTGA
- a CDS encoding IclR family transcriptional regulator domain-containing protein: MVSEKPEPGDQYVQSLARGLAVIMAFDAQHPEMTLSEVAARTGLSRATVRRLLLTLAELRFVRVLDNRFTLTPRILCLGTAYLSGLELPQIAQPHLEQLSARLGESTSLAVLDGTDIVYVARVATRRIMTVGITVGTRFPAFATAMGRVLLSALPPSGLDDYFTRADLTPPTPRAVHDEASLREILATTRAQGWAYVEEELERGLCSLAAPVVNGSGDVVAAVNVSTTTHHDESTVARYREALLAAAADISEDAAVARVRP, from the coding sequence ATGGTGAGCGAGAAGCCCGAACCCGGAGACCAGTACGTCCAGTCTCTCGCCCGCGGTCTGGCGGTGATCATGGCGTTCGACGCCCAGCACCCCGAGATGACCCTCAGCGAGGTGGCAGCACGAACCGGTCTGAGCCGGGCCACCGTACGTCGCCTTCTGCTCACTCTGGCCGAACTGAGATTCGTACGCGTCCTGGACAACCGCTTCACGCTGACGCCACGGATCCTGTGCCTCGGTACGGCGTACCTCTCCGGCCTGGAACTGCCGCAGATCGCCCAGCCCCACCTCGAGCAACTCTCCGCCCGGCTGGGCGAGTCGACGTCCCTCGCCGTGCTCGACGGAACGGACATCGTGTACGTGGCACGCGTCGCCACCCGGCGGATCATGACCGTAGGCATCACCGTCGGAACCCGCTTCCCGGCCTTCGCCACCGCCATGGGCCGCGTGTTGCTGTCCGCTCTGCCACCGAGCGGACTCGACGACTACTTCACCCGGGCCGATCTCACACCGCCCACCCCCCGGGCGGTGCACGACGAGGCGTCCTTGAGGGAGATCCTCGCAACGACGCGCGCTCAGGGGTGGGCCTATGTCGAGGAAGAGCTGGAGCGTGGTCTGTGCTCCCTGGCCGCACCGGTGGTCAACGGATCCGGTGACGTGGTGGCTGCGGTGAACGTGTCGACGACGACCCACCACGACGAGTCCACCGTCGCCCGTTACCGCGAGGCACTGCTGGCCGCCGCAGCGGACATCAGCGAGGACGCGGCCGTTGCCCGAGTGCGGCCGTAG
- a CDS encoding 4-hydroxyphenylacetate 3-hydroxylase family protein gives MRTGKEYLAALNDGRKVWVGDELVDNVATHPRTRAYARRLADFYDLHHRPDLQDVMTFVDEEGVRRSMTWFQHRTKDDLKRKRRYMETVLRELGGGATPRTPDVNNYVLLTYVDDPEPWSSQSVGTGGRDLTEGIIDFWNVVREGDLNTTPAFVDPQTDRSRESAQAESPALRVVSTSEEGITVRGVKAIGTGAAFGDWIHIGVFYRPGILPEQIIFGAVKPNAPGVTIICRESNVRDGEEVEHPLASQGDELDSVIVFEDVFIPWNRVFHIGNPQHASLYPQRVFDWLHYQALVRQMVRAELMLGLTLLITEHIGTYQLPPVQTRIARFAGFHQTLKAHVIASEDEGFTTPGGLYKPNVLMFDFGRAYYLENVAGMVNEVIDLAGRASLIFPTEGQWQRPELRPWLEALQTGPVGRPHDRLKISRVIRDLFLSDWGDRISTFENFNGTPLLAIRTLTMKRAELSPSGPIADLARKVCGIEGVSDEEETAYKAQASYARRQDAS, from the coding sequence GTGCGTACAGGCAAGGAATACCTGGCGGCACTGAACGACGGCCGCAAGGTGTGGGTGGGTGACGAACTCGTCGACAACGTGGCCACCCACCCCAGGACCCGGGCGTATGCCCGCAGGCTCGCGGACTTCTACGACCTGCACCATCGTCCTGACCTCCAGGACGTCATGACGTTCGTTGACGAAGAGGGCGTCAGGCGGTCCATGACGTGGTTCCAGCACCGGACCAAGGACGACCTGAAGCGCAAGCGCCGCTACATGGAGACGGTGCTGCGGGAACTCGGCGGCGGGGCGACCCCGCGCACCCCGGACGTCAACAACTACGTCCTGCTCACCTACGTCGACGACCCGGAACCCTGGAGCAGCCAGTCCGTCGGCACTGGGGGGAGGGACCTGACCGAGGGCATCATCGACTTCTGGAATGTGGTGCGGGAGGGCGACCTCAACACGACACCTGCCTTCGTCGACCCGCAGACGGACCGCTCACGCGAGTCGGCACAGGCCGAGTCCCCGGCCCTGCGCGTAGTGAGCACCTCGGAGGAGGGCATCACCGTGCGGGGCGTGAAGGCGATCGGCACCGGCGCGGCCTTCGGGGACTGGATCCACATCGGTGTCTTCTACCGCCCCGGCATTCTGCCGGAACAGATCATCTTCGGGGCGGTGAAGCCCAACGCCCCCGGTGTCACCATCATCTGCCGGGAGAGCAACGTCCGGGACGGGGAGGAAGTCGAGCACCCGCTCGCCTCCCAGGGTGACGAGCTGGACAGCGTCATCGTGTTCGAGGACGTGTTCATCCCCTGGAACCGGGTCTTCCACATCGGTAACCCCCAGCACGCGTCGCTGTACCCGCAGCGCGTCTTCGACTGGCTGCACTACCAGGCGCTGGTGCGCCAGATGGTGCGCGCCGAGCTGATGCTCGGTCTGACCTTGCTGATCACCGAGCACATCGGCACCTACCAACTGCCACCGGTCCAGACCCGGATCGCCCGGTTCGCGGGCTTCCACCAGACGCTCAAGGCTCATGTGATCGCTTCGGAGGACGAGGGGTTCACGACTCCCGGCGGCCTCTACAAGCCGAACGTCCTGATGTTCGACTTCGGGCGGGCCTATTACCTGGAGAACGTCGCCGGCATGGTCAATGAGGTCATCGACCTGGCCGGACGCGCCTCGCTCATCTTCCCGACCGAGGGCCAGTGGCAGCGACCCGAACTGCGGCCCTGGCTTGAGGCGCTGCAGACCGGACCGGTCGGAAGGCCGCACGACAGGCTGAAGATCAGCCGCGTGATCCGCGATCTGTTCCTGTCCGACTGGGGCGACCGCATCAGCACCTTCGAGAACTTCAACGGCACGCCTCTGCTGGCCATCCGCACTCTCACCATGAAGCGTGCGGAACTGTCCCCGAGCGGCCCTATCGCAGACCTCGCGCGCAAGGTCTGCGGCATCGAGGGCGTGAGCGATGAGGAGGAGACCGCGTACAAGGCTCAGGCGAGCTACGCCCGACGCCAGGACGCCTCGTAG